From Roseburia hominis, the proteins below share one genomic window:
- a CDS encoding molybdopterin-dependent oxidoreductase, which yields MLTALKAVEEAKARGTRIVVIDPRGEGMADLWVPVFPGADGALAIAMLKIIVEEERYDKEFVENYTKGFDEFAEYLKTVTVEEMSGYCGISVEMIHEIVDIFYSTTKISLISYTGLEYQLSGLQNNRAIQTLFAITGKVDVPGGICIMTEKNPTVPLMPMAAVEQAVGAKEFPLFSRLTGSGQFCRIPEAVLEDDPYPVRGMIVCAASPILTYPDQKLWEKIYKKLDCLVVLERFMSEDAKYTDVILPSTTYYEDESPISVPGGMCLRRRIIEPVGEARTDIFIFQAIAEKMGFGDKYPGNDEELLLWMCGGNEKMAEALKESEYGVADGDLTELETCIWQRGVLCESLSNGKRKYPCCRGGWRLLYGR from the coding sequence TTGCTTACAGCACTCAAAGCGGTGGAAGAGGCCAAGGCGCGAGGCACCAGAATCGTGGTGATCGATCCCAGAGGGGAAGGCATGGCAGATCTGTGGGTTCCGGTTTTTCCGGGTGCAGACGGGGCGCTTGCTATTGCGATGCTTAAGATTATTGTTGAAGAAGAAAGATACGATAAAGAATTCGTGGAAAACTATACTAAGGGCTTTGATGAATTTGCAGAATATTTAAAGACGGTTACAGTGGAAGAGATGTCAGGATACTGTGGTATTTCCGTAGAAATGATTCATGAAATCGTAGATATTTTCTACAGTACCACGAAGATTTCTTTGATTTCCTATACAGGTCTGGAATATCAGCTCAGCGGTCTTCAGAATAACAGAGCGATTCAGACGCTGTTTGCCATAACCGGGAAAGTGGATGTACCGGGTGGTATCTGCATCATGACGGAAAAGAATCCAACAGTTCCGCTCATGCCGATGGCAGCAGTAGAGCAGGCAGTCGGCGCAAAAGAATTCCCGTTATTTAGCCGTCTGACGGGCAGTGGTCAATTTTGCAGAATCCCGGAGGCCGTATTGGAGGACGATCCATATCCGGTGCGTGGTATGATCGTGTGCGCAGCGTCTCCGATTCTGACCTATCCGGATCAGAAATTGTGGGAAAAGATCTATAAGAAATTGGACTGCCTGGTAGTATTGGAACGATTTATGTCAGAGGACGCGAAGTATACAGATGTGATTCTTCCGTCTACCACATATTATGAAGACGAGTCACCGATTTCTGTCCCCGGTGGTATGTGTCTGCGCAGACGTATCATCGAACCGGTGGGAGAAGCAAGAACCGATATTTTTATTTTCCAGGCGATTGCTGAAAAGATGGGATTCGGTGATAAATATCCTGGGAATGACGAAGAACTACTTCTTTGGATGTGTGGCGGCAATGAAAAGATGGCAGAAGCACTGAAAGAAAGTGAGTACGGTGTTGCAGACGGGGATCTGACAGAGCTTGAGACCTGCATTTGGCAAAGGGGAGTTCTATGTGAGAGTCTGTCCAATGGCAAAAGGAAGTATCCATGTTGCCGCGGGGGCTGGAGGCTCCTATATGGTAGGTGA
- a CDS encoding IS110 family transposase yields MALKIVYQICCGIDVHKTFVVACIASTNKQGVTTYKRHRFSTFTQGLKELLQWLLDNHCKDVCMESTGKYWIPVYNVLEKSCTIVLAHPKYVKAIRGKKTDKKDAKWIADLFKHDLVAGSFIPSVDIRQLRDLMRYRFKLTCFMSSEKNRFQNCLTVSNIQLASVVSDTFGKSSQRILDKILENPEDTSFDIGPLIHGSMKKKLPELELAIDGFITPEQAGKLKIIKKHFEDLESRKAELEELILALASPYQQELDLILTAPSFKNKFTAIGIISEIGVNMEAFPSAKHLCSWAGLTPTNNESAGKKKSVRVSKAGCYIKPLLVQCANSVVKSEKHPEIRNRYLRLRKRRGHKKAIIAIARMLLTALYNMLKNKEPYNAQLYRKSDVLPVNREITIEQAILMAQFHGYKIKSVAE; encoded by the coding sequence ATGGCTTTAAAAATTGTGTATCAAATTTGTTGTGGTATCGATGTTCACAAGACTTTTGTTGTTGCCTGTATCGCTTCCACTAACAAACAAGGTGTTACCACCTACAAGCGCCATCGTTTCTCAACCTTCACACAAGGGTTGAAGGAATTGTTACAGTGGCTGCTTGACAATCATTGTAAGGATGTCTGCATGGAATCTACTGGCAAATACTGGATTCCAGTTTACAATGTGCTCGAAAAAAGCTGTACAATTGTACTTGCTCATCCCAAATATGTTAAGGCTATCCGTGGTAAAAAAACTGACAAGAAAGACGCAAAATGGATTGCTGACCTCTTCAAGCATGATCTTGTTGCCGGTAGCTTCATTCCCTCTGTTGATATCAGACAACTTCGTGACCTGATGCGCTATCGTTTCAAACTGACCTGCTTTATGTCCAGTGAGAAGAACCGTTTTCAAAACTGTCTCACGGTCTCCAACATTCAGTTGGCTTCCGTTGTCTCGGACACTTTTGGTAAAAGTTCACAACGAATTCTGGATAAGATTCTTGAAAATCCTGAAGATACTTCTTTTGATATTGGACCTTTAATTCATGGCTCCATGAAGAAAAAGCTTCCTGAACTGGAGCTCGCCATTGATGGTTTTATCACACCGGAACAGGCTGGTAAATTAAAGATCATCAAAAAGCATTTTGAAGATTTGGAATCCCGGAAAGCAGAGCTAGAAGAACTGATTCTTGCGCTCGCCAGTCCCTATCAGCAAGAACTCGACCTAATCCTAACCGCTCCATCATTCAAAAATAAATTTACCGCTATCGGAATCATTTCTGAAATCGGCGTGAATATGGAGGCTTTTCCTTCGGCGAAACACTTATGCTCATGGGCTGGACTTACGCCGACCAACAATGAAAGTGCAGGGAAGAAAAAATCTGTCCGGGTTTCCAAAGCCGGATGCTATATCAAACCACTTTTGGTTCAATGTGCCAACTCTGTGGTTAAAAGTGAAAAGCACCCTGAAATCCGCAACCGCTATCTTCGTTTAAGAAAGCGCCGCGGCCACAAGAAAGCAATCATTGCAATAGCAAGAATGCTTCTAACAGCATTATACAACATGCTGAAAAATAAGGAACCCTATAATGCACAACTTTACCGAAAAAGTGATGTTCTTCCTGTCAATCGTGAAATTACAATTGAACAGGCAATTTTAATGGCTCAGTTTCATGGTTATAAAATCAAGTCAGTTGCTGAATAA
- a CDS encoding HAMP domain-containing sensor histidine kinase, translating into MEKKKVLKKQIIIMMIGVAFFLAIAVFCYRNVRSTIVVNEQKSLKSLAKVNAQSLKASLEAKGNVIYAVFSGDMKEEEDIETGLIRLREKGKYIPMSQDDSLEEWEKEVCRMAAWNPGEVIAGPVRQSKEGYYILYMTKTVGVNGSILGYVQVELNLDEIYAGEQALSGLQLEDNRYCIVKGTDGAIIMPSDYEDTGLSLSHTTGNGCTIEWVYEAKGGTPSRTRKLIAYETFKVGEEEFSLYIIEDYDNVIRPIDQIALYFCLLGMAVLIWTIVLLYKITEHQKKEVLLVKELQHEKTLNETMKKQEGLMEKYNHSKTMSVLTGSIAHEFNNLMTPIVLYADLLEENEVVCEEMPEEVAELKSAASRCEELARQLLSYSRQGKAEKVLTDYDATYAVNEAVNMVKKLLPDQIKLKENICRTPYYIHGQVGALNQIILNLATNAFHAMKEGGTLRIQFGLSVDDEKNVRLVVEDTGTGIAPEIQRQVFQPFFTTKGAGEGTGIGLTVVRRLTEEHGGQIRVKTKEGKGTTFILDFPRVVQPGEEEEKK; encoded by the coding sequence ATGGAAAAGAAAAAGGTACTAAAAAAGCAGATCATCATCATGATGATTGGAGTTGCGTTTTTTCTGGCGATTGCCGTTTTTTGTTATCGCAATGTGCGCAGTACGATTGTTGTGAATGAGCAGAAGAGTCTGAAAAGCCTGGCCAAAGTAAATGCCCAGAGCTTAAAGGCAAGTCTGGAAGCAAAGGGGAATGTGATTTATGCAGTTTTTTCCGGTGATATGAAGGAAGAAGAGGATATTGAAACCGGTCTGATACGGCTAAGAGAAAAGGGAAAATACATCCCTATGTCGCAGGATGATTCCCTTGAGGAGTGGGAGAAGGAGGTCTGCAGGATGGCAGCATGGAATCCGGGAGAAGTGATCGCTGGCCCTGTCAGGCAGTCCAAGGAAGGATATTACATTCTGTATATGACGAAGACGGTCGGAGTAAATGGAAGTATTCTGGGGTACGTACAGGTAGAACTGAATCTGGACGAGATCTATGCCGGCGAACAGGCGCTTTCCGGCCTGCAGCTTGAAGACAACAGATACTGTATTGTCAAGGGCACGGACGGCGCGATTATTATGCCAAGCGACTATGAAGATACAGGGCTTTCGCTTTCCCATACGACGGGAAACGGGTGTACGATCGAATGGGTATATGAAGCAAAAGGCGGCACGCCGAGCAGAACGCGGAAACTGATTGCGTATGAGACGTTCAAGGTCGGGGAGGAAGAGTTTTCTCTTTACATCATTGAGGATTATGACAACGTGATTCGTCCAATCGATCAGATCGCACTTTATTTTTGCCTGTTGGGAATGGCAGTGTTGATCTGGACGATCGTGCTTCTTTATAAAATCACTGAGCACCAGAAGAAGGAAGTGCTGCTGGTAAAAGAATTGCAGCATGAAAAGACGTTGAACGAGACCATGAAAAAGCAGGAAGGCTTGATGGAGAAATATAATCATTCCAAGACCATGAGTGTACTTACCGGGTCTATTGCGCATGAATTTAACAATCTGATGACTCCGATCGTGCTATATGCCGATTTACTGGAAGAAAACGAGGTGGTCTGTGAGGAGATGCCTGAAGAGGTGGCGGAGCTGAAAAGCGCTGCCTCGCGCTGCGAGGAGCTTGCCCGGCAGCTGCTAAGTTACAGCCGCCAGGGCAAGGCAGAGAAGGTCTTGACGGACTATGATGCGACCTATGCGGTGAACGAAGCTGTAAATATGGTAAAAAAACTGCTTCCCGATCAGATTAAGCTTAAGGAAAATATTTGTAGAACACCTTATTATATCCATGGACAGGTAGGTGCCTTAAATCAGATCATATTGAATCTTGCGACGAATGCATTCCATGCGATGAAGGAAGGGGGAACACTTCGGATACAGTTTGGGCTTAGTGTAGATGACGAGAAAAATGTGCGCCTGGTAGTGGAGGATACCGGAACCGGCATTGCTCCGGAAATCCAGCGCCAGGTATTTCAGCCCTTCTTCACTACGAAGGGAGCAGGCGAGGGTACCGGTATCGGGCTTACTGTGGTGAGAAGACTGACGGAAGAACATGGCGGCCAGATTCGTGTGAAGACGAAAGAAGGAAAAGGGACAACATTTATCTTAGATTTTCCGAGAGTGGTGCAGCCTGGTGAAGAGGAGGAAAAGAAGTGA
- a CDS encoding response regulator transcription factor, with translation MNDISVLIVDDEISVLKAISSVLKHESINAACAKSSSEAFRYLETDTFDIILLDIMMPGQDGFSFLKELRERKILTPVILLSGREEDSAQVEGLGLGADDYMTKPFSKAVLVSKIRAIVRRTQQYASTDMTLNTTASRGSFTLHFDSQTVLKNGKEISLSSKEFALLCFFMENPEVLLTKQEIFTKVWKSENPDDNSILVYIKRLRDKIEDTPSKPEHIMTVWGKGYKFFP, from the coding sequence ATGAACGATATCTCGGTTCTCATCGTAGACGATGAAATATCTGTTTTGAAAGCAATTTCCTCCGTGCTAAAGCATGAAAGTATAAATGCTGCCTGCGCAAAAAGCAGTAGCGAAGCCTTTCGTTATCTGGAAACGGATACCTTTGATATCATTTTACTCGATATCATGATGCCGGGGCAAGATGGTTTTTCCTTTTTAAAAGAGCTTCGCGAGAGAAAAATCCTGACCCCCGTCATTCTGCTAAGCGGACGGGAAGAGGATTCCGCTCAGGTAGAAGGACTTGGGCTTGGTGCTGACGATTATATGACGAAGCCCTTCAGTAAAGCAGTGCTCGTCTCTAAGATCCGTGCCATCGTCCGGCGCACGCAGCAATATGCCTCTACCGATATGACACTGAATACCACCGCCAGCCGCGGCAGCTTTACGCTTCATTTTGACTCACAGACCGTTCTCAAAAACGGAAAGGAAATCTCTCTTTCCTCCAAGGAATTTGCTTTGCTGTGCTTTTTTATGGAGAATCCGGAGGTACTTCTGACCAAGCAGGAGATTTTTACCAAGGTATGGAAAAGCGAGAATCCTGATGACAATTCCATTCTCGTCTACATCAAGCGGTTACGCGACAAGATTGAAGACACTCCTTCCAAACCGGAACACATCATGACTGTCTGGGGGAAAGGATATAAGTTCTTTCCTTAA